One part of the Vogesella sp. LIG4 genome encodes these proteins:
- a CDS encoding TetR/AcrR family transcriptional regulator, which translates to MEANKPDTATRILDVAERLFVEHGFEATSLRMITQQAEVNLAAVNYHFGSKDALFESVFMRRIGPFVAGCLSELDAAEQSGATLTAETLVMSFVRPCLALSRDPARGGALFVRLMSRTLVENHRLLREALSQQYSVFVQRYTAAFQRALPQFAADDIAWRMHFAFTVMFNAFAGNDVLKIFGRSQVVNARDPELIVKHLVPFVVAGLSAPI; encoded by the coding sequence ATGGAAGCGAACAAACCGGATACCGCAACGCGCATTCTGGATGTAGCGGAGCGCCTGTTTGTGGAGCATGGTTTTGAAGCCACCTCGCTTCGCATGATCACCCAGCAGGCGGAAGTCAACCTGGCTGCGGTGAATTACCACTTCGGTTCGAAAGATGCGCTGTTCGAATCGGTATTCATGCGCCGCATCGGCCCGTTTGTCGCGGGCTGCCTGTCGGAGCTGGATGCCGCCGAGCAGTCGGGCGCAACGCTGACGGCGGAAACACTGGTGATGTCCTTTGTCCGCCCGTGTCTGGCACTGTCAAGAGACCCTGCGAGGGGCGGGGCTCTGTTTGTCAGGCTGATGTCGCGCACGCTGGTGGAAAACCACCGCCTGCTGCGCGAGGCGCTGTCCCAGCAGTACAGCGTGTTTGTGCAGCGTTATACCGCTGCCTTCCAGCGCGCACTGCCGCAGTTCGCAGCCGATGATATTGCATGGCGCATGCACTTCGCGTTTACCGTGATGTTCAATGCCTTTGCCGGTAATGATGTGCTGAAGATCTTCGGTCGCAGTCAGGTGGTGAATGCCCGTGACCCGGAACTGATCGTCAAGCACCTGGTACCTTTTGTCGTGGCGGGGTTGTCGGCGCCCATCTGA
- a CDS encoding CvpA family protein, which produces MTWLDYLILALIIGSIAISLFRGLAVELLSLGSWLLALWSARTFAPMLSEFVPLPGEGIKLVVAFLVLLLLTWFCSSLLGASLTVLMESVGLGGVNRFFGGVFGLLRGLLLATVVVMVGGLSDLPKTRDWQNALFAQPFEALALASRPWLPDALAHKMKFS; this is translated from the coding sequence ATGACCTGGCTTGATTACCTGATCCTGGCGCTGATCATCGGCTCGATTGCCATTTCGCTGTTCCGCGGCCTGGCGGTGGAACTGCTGTCGCTGGGCTCATGGCTGCTGGCCTTGTGGTCGGCGCGCACCTTTGCGCCGATGTTGTCCGAATTCGTGCCGTTGCCGGGCGAGGGCATCAAGCTGGTGGTGGCCTTCCTGGTACTGCTGCTGCTGACCTGGTTCTGCTCCTCGCTGCTGGGGGCGTCGCTGACCGTGCTGATGGAGTCGGTGGGCCTGGGTGGCGTAAACCGCTTTTTTGGCGGCGTGTTCGGTTTGCTGCGCGGGCTGCTGCTGGCAACCGTGGTGGTCATGGTGGGCGGGCTGAGCGATCTGCCCAAGACCCGTGACTGGCAGAATGCGCTGTTTGCCCAGCCGTTCGAGGCATTGGCCCTGGCCAGCCGGCCGTGGCTGCCGGATGCGCTGGCGCACAAGATGAAGTTTTCATAG
- a CDS encoding protein YgfX yields the protein MHPQRISPFGAELRAGKLLLAVLLLASLQFLLALTVLDWLPALLLLAAWLGALGMVLRQSGLLGAPLRALRVDARGALSVQQRDGNWQPVHLMSGSAAFIWLVVLQLRDAAGRRQQLLVWRGAVPEDVHRALRVYVQWNRDAAPQQDAP from the coding sequence ATGCACCCGCAGCGCATCAGCCCGTTCGGCGCCGAGTTGCGCGCCGGCAAGCTGCTGCTGGCGGTGCTGCTGTTGGCCAGCCTGCAGTTCCTGCTGGCGCTGACAGTGCTGGACTGGCTGCCGGCGCTGCTGCTGTTGGCCGCATGGCTGGGCGCGCTGGGCATGGTGCTGCGCCAGAGCGGCCTGCTGGGTGCGCCGTTGCGCGCATTGCGGGTGGATGCCCGCGGTGCATTGAGCGTGCAGCAGCGTGACGGCAACTGGCAGCCGGTGCACTTGATGTCTGGCAGTGCCGCCTTCATCTGGCTGGTAGTGCTGCAGTTGCGCGACGCCGCCGGCCGGCGCCAGCAGTTGCTGGTGTGGCGCGGCGCGGTGCCGGAGGATGTGCATCGCGCGCTGCGTGTCTATGTGCAGTGGAACCGCGACGCGGCGCCACAACAGGATGCCCCGTAA
- a CDS encoding O-succinylhomoserine sulfhydrylase yields MSNDDACLNFHPETLAIRGGRETSEYREHSQSLHLTSSFTFDSAAQAAAMFLGEIDGYTYSRFTNPTVSAFQQRLAMMEGAERAIATASGMAAIQATMLTLLKAGDHIVSSQSLFGSTINLFNGILGKFGVEVTYVDAANLDAWQAAVKPNTKVFFLETPSNPLTDLADIAAVADIAHAAGALLVVDNCFCSPALQQPLKLGADLVVHSATKYLDGHGRVMGGAVVGSDKLVEQVYLHVRTAGPTLAPFNAWVLLSGLETLHLRMEKHVASAQALAEWLQQQPGVTRVFFPGLPSHPQYELARRQQRGGGAVVSFEVAGGREAAWRVVDAVQMISRTANLGDVKSTITHPASTTHARITPEARAKAGITEGLLRVAVGLEHIEDIKADLLRGL; encoded by the coding sequence ATGTCCAATGATGACGCCTGTCTGAATTTTCACCCGGAAACCCTGGCCATTCGCGGCGGTCGCGAAACCAGCGAGTATCGTGAGCATAGCCAGAGCCTGCACCTGACCTCCAGTTTCACCTTCGACTCCGCCGCGCAGGCCGCGGCCATGTTCCTGGGTGAAATCGACGGTTATACCTATTCCCGCTTCACCAACCCCACCGTCAGCGCCTTCCAGCAGCGGCTGGCGATGATGGAAGGGGCGGAGCGTGCCATCGCCACTGCCAGCGGCATGGCGGCGATCCAGGCGACTATGCTGACGCTGCTCAAGGCCGGCGACCATATCGTGTCGTCGCAGAGCCTGTTCGGTTCCACCATCAACCTGTTCAACGGCATCCTCGGCAAGTTCGGCGTGGAAGTCACCTATGTGGATGCGGCCAACCTTGACGCCTGGCAGGCGGCGGTGAAGCCGAATACCAAGGTGTTCTTCCTGGAAACGCCGTCCAACCCGCTGACCGACCTGGCCGATATTGCCGCGGTGGCCGACATAGCCCATGCCGCCGGCGCGCTGCTGGTGGTGGACAACTGCTTCTGCTCGCCGGCGCTGCAACAGCCGCTGAAACTGGGTGCTGACCTGGTGGTGCATTCCGCCACCAAATACCTGGACGGCCACGGCCGCGTGATGGGTGGCGCGGTGGTGGGTAGCGACAAGCTGGTGGAACAGGTGTACCTGCATGTGCGCACTGCCGGCCCGACGCTGGCGCCGTTCAACGCCTGGGTGCTGCTCTCCGGCCTGGAAACGCTGCATCTGCGCATGGAAAAACACGTGGCCAGTGCCCAGGCGCTGGCCGAATGGCTGCAGCAGCAACCCGGCGTTACCCGCGTATTCTTCCCGGGGCTGCCCAGCCACCCGCAGTACGAACTGGCGCGGCGTCAGCAGCGGGGCGGCGGCGCGGTGGTGTCGTTCGAGGTGGCCGGTGGCCGCGAGGCGGCCTGGCGGGTAGTGGATGCGGTGCAGATGATTTCGCGCACCGCCAACCTGGGCGACGTGAAGAGCACCATCACCCATCCGGCGTCCACCACCCATGCCCGCATCACCCCGGAGGCGCGTGCCAAGGCCGGTATTACCGAAGGCCTGCTGCGCGTGGCCGTGGGCCTGGAGCATATCGAGGACATCAAGGCCGATTTATTGCGCGGTCTGTAA
- the folC gene encoding bifunctional tetrahydrofolate synthase/dihydrofolate synthase — MADWLAYLEAAHPVGIDMGLTRVARVRDAMGLAPDFPLVIVGGTNGKGSVCAMLSTVLNRAGFKVGTYTSPHILRYNERVAIDMQPLADEDIVAGFAAVEAARGDTSLTYFEYGTLGAMYAFMQQQVDVAVLEVGLGGRLDAINAFEPTVSVVVSVDLDHQAFLGDTREKVGFEKAGIYRAGKVAICADPNPPQSLLEHAANIGADLKLLGRDFGISRLDNQWSFHMGDSHRHALPIPALRGEYQLVNAATALAALEALRPLLPVGIGAIKRGLLEVDWPGRFQVLPGRPLTVLDVGHNPHAARALADSLKRLAFASKRIAVFSMLSDKDLPSVVSLLRDEFDEWLVAGLDMPRGRSADDIASELEGMGIKGVSRFADVPSAWDAALSRAGENDRIVVFGSFHTVAEVMQHRLHHRA; from the coding sequence CTGGCCGACTGGCTGGCCTATCTGGAAGCCGCCCACCCGGTGGGCATCGACATGGGGCTGACCCGCGTCGCCCGCGTGCGCGACGCCATGGGGCTGGCGCCTGACTTTCCGCTGGTGATTGTCGGCGGCACCAATGGCAAGGGCTCGGTGTGCGCCATGCTGTCCACCGTGCTGAACCGCGCCGGTTTCAAGGTGGGTACCTACACCTCGCCGCACATCCTGCGCTACAACGAGCGCGTCGCCATCGACATGCAGCCGCTGGCGGACGAAGACATTGTGGCCGGCTTTGCCGCGGTGGAAGCGGCACGCGGCGACACTTCGCTGACCTATTTCGAGTACGGCACCCTGGGTGCCATGTATGCCTTCATGCAGCAGCAGGTGGATGTGGCGGTGCTGGAAGTAGGGCTGGGCGGGCGCCTGGATGCGATCAACGCGTTCGAACCCACCGTGTCGGTAGTGGTGAGCGTGGACCTGGATCACCAGGCCTTTCTCGGCGACACCCGCGAGAAGGTGGGCTTCGAGAAGGCCGGCATCTACCGTGCCGGCAAGGTGGCGATCTGTGCCGACCCGAACCCGCCGCAGTCGCTGCTGGAGCATGCGGCCAACATCGGCGCCGACCTCAAGCTGCTGGGTCGCGATTTCGGCATCAGCCGGCTGGACAACCAGTGGTCGTTCCACATGGGCGACAGCCACCGCCACGCGCTGCCGATTCCGGCGCTGCGCGGCGAATACCAACTGGTGAACGCCGCTACCGCGCTGGCGGCGCTGGAGGCCTTGCGGCCGCTGCTGCCGGTGGGCATCGGCGCTATCAAGCGCGGCCTGCTGGAAGTGGACTGGCCGGGGCGTTTTCAGGTGCTGCCGGGCCGCCCGCTGACGGTGCTGGACGTGGGGCACAACCCGCATGCGGCACGTGCGCTGGCCGACAGCCTCAAGCGCCTGGCGTTTGCCAGCAAGCGCATCGCGGTGTTCTCCATGCTGTCGGACAAGGATCTGCCGTCGGTGGTGAGCCTGCTGCGCGACGAATTCGACGAATGGCTGGTGGCTGGCCTCGATATGCCGCGCGGTCGCAGCGCGGATGACATCGCCAGCGAGCTGGAGGGCATGGGCATCAAGGGAGTGAGCCGTTTTGCCGACGTGCCGTCAGCCTGGGATGCCGCCTTATCGCGGGCGGGCGAAAATGATAGAATCGTGGTCTTCGGCTCTTTCCACACCGTGGCCGAAGTAATGCAACACCGTCTCCATCATCGCGCTTGA
- a CDS encoding SPOR domain-containing protein → MALSTHDELLMLRKRARRRLVGAIVLVSVSTAVLWNVVGRMPEQAMKPESVDITGLQTASAVKAVAPKPVATAPQASQPVTELLASLPPADAVAKPPPAAAVAAVPATSAPTAAKVAPVKPVVEQLLPTEPVKPTKPAKHEAPKQEQAKADVPPAKHEQPAKHEQAAKPKHEPAKQDVAKADSKSSDPMAILEGRDSGKNTDKPAKAESDGKHYNVQLAALSDPAKVDALKGKLAAAGINARFSKVQTSKGEVTRVRMGPFASRAEADATLRRLAKIGINGFAVPING, encoded by the coding sequence ATGGCCCTTTCCACTCATGATGAACTGCTGATGCTGCGCAAGCGCGCACGCCGCCGTCTGGTTGGCGCCATCGTGCTGGTGTCGGTATCGACAGCCGTGCTGTGGAACGTGGTTGGCCGCATGCCGGAGCAGGCGATGAAGCCGGAATCGGTGGATATCACCGGGCTGCAGACTGCCTCCGCGGTGAAGGCCGTGGCGCCGAAGCCGGTGGCCACCGCGCCGCAGGCATCGCAGCCGGTAACCGAATTGCTGGCCAGCCTGCCACCGGCCGACGCCGTGGCCAAGCCGCCGCCGGCGGCTGCCGTTGCTGCCGTGCCGGCCACTTCGGCGCCGACCGCTGCCAAGGTGGCGCCGGTCAAACCGGTGGTGGAGCAGCTGCTGCCGACGGAGCCGGTCAAACCGACCAAGCCGGCCAAACATGAAGCGCCGAAGCAGGAGCAGGCCAAGGCCGATGTGCCGCCTGCCAAGCATGAGCAGCCGGCCAAACACGAACAGGCTGCCAAGCCCAAGCATGAGCCGGCGAAGCAGGATGTTGCCAAGGCCGACAGCAAGTCGTCCGACCCGATGGCGATCCTGGAAGGGCGCGATTCGGGCAAGAACACCGACAAACCTGCCAAGGCCGAGTCTGACGGCAAACATTACAACGTGCAGCTGGCTGCCTTGTCCGACCCGGCCAAGGTGGATGCCCTGAAGGGCAAGCTGGCCGCCGCCGGCATCAATGCCCGCTTCAGCAAGGTGCAGACCAGCAAGGGCGAGGTAACCCGGGTGCGCATGGGGCCGTTTGCCTCGCGCGCCGAAGCCGATGCCACCCTGCGCCGCCTGGCCAAGATCGGTATCAATGGCTTTGCCGTGCCAATCAATGGTTGA
- the purF gene encoding amidophosphoribosyltransferase, producing MCGILGVVGRTPVNQLLYDGLQLLQHRGQDAAGIVTANGKTFHMHKGSGLVRDVFRTRNMRSLLGNAGIGHVRYPTAGSASSLAEAQPFYVNSPFGIVLAHNGNLTNTDELKSDMYRNDLRHINTNSDSEVLLNVFAHEIAARVENASLTPDAVFGAVEAVHRRIKGAYAVVAMIAGFGLVAFRDPNGIRPLVMGSNEADGSTEYMFASESVALDCSGFKLLRDVAPGECVYVTFDGGDMHSKICAANTKLAPCLFEYVYFARPDSVIDGVSVYQSRLNMGEMLAEKIRKQFPSMEIDVVIPIPDSSRQSALQLANALGLPYREGFIKNRYIGRTFIMPGQAVRKKSVRQKLNPVALEFAGRNVLLVDDSIVRGTTSKEIVQMARDSGAKKVYFASAAPAVRFPNVYGIDMPTRAELLATGRNDEQIAREIGADAVIYQELDALEQAVQSINRDLDVFEASCFSGCYITGDINEAYLDAIEAARGKGKAQPEGDDPSSKLVDLNLNVAEQNLM from the coding sequence ATGTGTGGAATTCTTGGGGTGGTAGGTCGGACGCCCGTAAACCAGCTGTTGTATGACGGCCTGCAGTTGTTGCAGCACCGCGGTCAGGATGCAGCCGGTATCGTTACGGCCAACGGCAAGACCTTTCACATGCACAAGGGCAGCGGCTTGGTGCGTGATGTGTTCCGTACCCGCAATATGCGCTCGCTGCTGGGCAACGCCGGCATCGGCCATGTGCGCTACCCCACCGCCGGCTCGGCTTCCAGCCTGGCCGAAGCGCAGCCGTTCTACGTCAACTCGCCGTTCGGCATCGTGCTGGCGCACAACGGCAACCTGACCAACACCGACGAGCTGAAGTCGGACATGTACCGCAACGACCTGCGTCACATCAACACCAACTCCGACTCGGAAGTGCTGCTGAACGTGTTTGCGCACGAGATCGCCGCGCGCGTGGAAAACGCCTCGCTGACCCCGGACGCGGTGTTCGGCGCGGTGGAGGCGGTGCATCGCCGCATCAAGGGCGCCTATGCCGTGGTGGCGATGATTGCCGGCTTCGGCCTGGTGGCGTTCCGCGACCCCAACGGCATCCGCCCGCTGGTGATGGGCAGCAACGAGGCGGATGGCTCCACCGAGTACATGTTTGCCTCTGAATCGGTGGCGCTGGATTGCTCCGGCTTCAAGCTGCTGCGTGACGTGGCGCCGGGCGAGTGCGTGTACGTGACCTTCGACGGTGGTGACATGCACAGCAAGATCTGCGCCGCCAACACCAAGCTGGCGCCGTGCCTGTTCGAGTACGTGTACTTTGCGCGCCCGGATTCGGTCATCGACGGTGTGTCGGTATACCAGTCGCGCCTGAACATGGGCGAGATGCTGGCCGAGAAGATCCGCAAGCAGTTCCCCAGCATGGAAATCGACGTGGTGATCCCGATTCCGGACTCCAGCCGCCAGAGCGCGCTGCAGCTGGCCAATGCGCTGGGCCTGCCGTACCGCGAAGGCTTCATCAAGAACCGCTACATCGGCCGTACCTTCATCATGCCGGGTCAGGCGGTGCGCAAGAAGTCGGTGCGCCAGAAGCTGAACCCGGTAGCGCTGGAGTTTGCCGGCCGCAATGTGCTGCTGGTGGACGATTCCATCGTGCGCGGCACCACCTCCAAGGAAATCGTGCAGATGGCGCGAGACTCCGGCGCCAAGAAGGTGTATTTTGCCTCCGCCGCGCCGGCCGTGCGTTTCCCCAACGTGTACGGTATCGACATGCCGACCCGCGCCGAACTGCTGGCCACCGGTCGCAACGATGAGCAGATCGCCCGCGAGATCGGCGCCGATGCGGTGATCTACCAGGAACTGGATGCGCTGGAGCAGGCGGTGCAGAGCATCAACCGCGATCTGGATGTATTCGAGGCATCCTGCTTCAGCGGTTGCTACATCACCGGCGACATCAACGAAGCCTACCTGGATGCCATCGAAGCCGCGCGCGGCAAGGGCAAGGCGCAGCCGGAAGGGGATGACCCCAGCAGCAAGCTGGTGGACCTGAACCTGAATGTTGCCGAACAAAACCTGATGTAA
- a CDS encoding ATP-binding cassette domain-containing protein, protein MALITVEKACLAFGHHALLDHVDFALEGGEVVALIGRNGAGKSSLLKAIAGAVKLDDGRINQQNDLRVAYVPQEPVFSEGHSVFDAVAEGLGDLKTLIVDYHHLTQQLADPAANHEAMMARMTEIQHQLEARDGWQFDALIRSTLSHLGLDADTQVSDLSGGWKKRVALARALASRPDVLLLDEPTNHLDMSAIEWLEELIRNFAGSVLLITHDRRFLDNVCTRIVELDRGLLRSYPGNFSAYQVRKAEELAIEEEQNRIFDKFHAQEEVWIRKGIEARRTRNEGRVRRLEAIRRERNARRERVGQVNFQLDAGERSGKLIAELEHVSKAYGDKVLIRDFTTRILRGDKIGLIGPNGAGKTTLLKLILAELQPDSGTVKQGTKLEVAYFDQFRTQLDEEASVADIISQGNDYVEIAGQKKHVMSYLEDFLFSPQRARSPVRSLSGGERNRLLLARLFTRPANVLVLDEPTNDLDIDTLELLEDVITNYAGTVFLVSHDRAFLDNVVTQVIAFEGNGQLEEYPGGYQDWVDTRARMAAMRQETQRKAAAANPEPSKQERDRSNRTQKLSFNEKRELERLPEEIAALETEQAELQTRLQDPNIYRDAPQDARSMQGRIEEIELALLEKLERWELLEAKQG, encoded by the coding sequence ATGGCCCTGATTACCGTAGAAAAAGCCTGCCTTGCCTTTGGTCACCACGCCCTGCTCGACCACGTGGATTTCGCGCTGGAAGGCGGCGAAGTGGTCGCCCTCATCGGGCGCAACGGCGCCGGCAAGTCCTCGCTGCTCAAGGCCATTGCCGGCGCGGTGAAACTGGACGACGGCCGCATCAACCAGCAGAACGATCTGCGCGTGGCCTATGTGCCACAGGAGCCGGTGTTCAGCGAAGGCCACAGCGTGTTCGACGCCGTGGCCGAAGGCCTGGGCGACCTCAAGACCCTGATCGTCGACTACCACCACCTGACGCAGCAGCTGGCCGACCCTGCGGCCAACCATGAGGCGATGATGGCGCGCATGACCGAGATCCAGCACCAGCTGGAAGCGCGCGACGGCTGGCAGTTCGATGCGCTGATCCGCTCCACCCTCAGCCACCTGGGGCTGGATGCCGACACCCAGGTCAGCGACCTGTCCGGCGGCTGGAAGAAACGCGTGGCACTGGCACGCGCGCTGGCCTCGCGCCCGGACGTGCTGCTGCTGGACGAACCCACCAACCACCTGGACATGAGCGCCATCGAGTGGCTGGAGGAACTGATCCGCAACTTTGCCGGCAGCGTGCTGCTGATCACCCACGACCGCCGCTTCCTCGACAATGTCTGCACCCGCATCGTGGAGCTGGACCGCGGCCTGCTGCGCAGCTACCCCGGCAACTTCAGCGCCTACCAGGTGCGCAAGGCGGAGGAACTGGCAATCGAAGAGGAACAGAACCGCATCTTCGACAAGTTCCACGCCCAGGAAGAGGTGTGGATCCGCAAGGGCATCGAGGCACGCCGTACCCGTAATGAAGGCCGCGTGCGCCGGCTGGAGGCGATCCGCCGCGAACGCAACGCGCGCCGCGAGCGCGTGGGCCAGGTGAACTTCCAGCTCGACGCCGGCGAGCGCTCCGGCAAGCTGATCGCCGAGCTGGAGCACGTCAGCAAGGCGTATGGCGACAAGGTGTTGATCCGCGACTTCACCACCCGCATCCTGCGCGGCGACAAGATCGGCCTGATCGGCCCCAACGGCGCCGGCAAGACCACGCTGCTGAAGCTGATCCTGGCCGAGCTGCAGCCGGACAGCGGCACGGTAAAACAGGGCACCAAGCTGGAAGTGGCCTACTTCGACCAGTTCCGCACCCAGCTGGATGAAGAGGCCAGCGTGGCCGACATCATCAGCCAGGGCAACGATTACGTGGAAATCGCCGGCCAGAAGAAGCACGTGATGAGCTATCTGGAGGACTTCCTGTTCTCGCCGCAGCGCGCGCGCAGCCCGGTGCGCTCGCTGTCCGGCGGCGAGCGCAACCGCCTGCTGCTGGCCCGGCTGTTCACCCGCCCGGCCAACGTACTGGTGCTGGACGAACCCACCAACGACCTGGATATCGACACCCTGGAGCTGCTGGAAGACGTCATCACCAATTACGCCGGCACCGTGTTCCTGGTGAGCCACGACCGCGCCTTCCTCGACAACGTGGTGACGCAGGTGATTGCCTTCGAAGGCAACGGCCAGCTGGAGGAATACCCGGGCGGCTACCAGGACTGGGTGGACACCCGCGCGCGCATGGCGGCCATGCGGCAGGAAACCCAGCGCAAGGCCGCTGCGGCCAACCCTGAGCCGAGCAAGCAGGAGCGCGACCGCAGCAACCGCACACAAAAGCTGAGCTTTAATGAAAAGCGCGAGCTGGAGCGGCTGCCGGAGGAAATCGCCGCGCTGGAGACCGAGCAGGCCGAGTTGCAAACCCGGCTGCAAGACCCGAACATCTACCGCGATGCGCCGCAGGACGCGCGCAGCATGCAAGGCCGCATCGAGGAAATCGAACTGGCCCTGCTGGAGAAACTGGAGCGCTGGGAACTGCTGGAGGCCAAACAGGGATGA
- a CDS encoding C40 family peptidase: MRNAVTVLLLAIVVTACSTSQPPVKKARAPVPTVTLSSLQADGISREILLYTMSMLDIDYQFGGNNPEAGLDCSGLVAYIYKNAAGVSLPHNAAQIANLARPISNSQLRVGDLVFFNTLGRPFSHMGIYIGDGKFVHAPRSHSTIRVERLDNNYFAARYQGARTLFD, from the coding sequence ATGAGAAACGCCGTCACCGTGCTGCTGCTCGCCATCGTGGTAACGGCGTGCAGCACCAGCCAGCCACCGGTCAAAAAGGCCAGGGCGCCGGTGCCAACGGTGACGCTTTCCAGCCTGCAGGCCGACGGCATCAGCCGCGAGATCCTGCTGTACACCATGAGCATGCTGGACATCGACTACCAGTTCGGCGGCAATAACCCGGAGGCAGGCCTCGATTGCAGCGGCCTGGTGGCCTACATCTACAAGAATGCGGCCGGCGTCAGCCTGCCGCACAACGCCGCGCAAATCGCCAACCTGGCGCGGCCGATCAGCAATAGCCAGCTGCGTGTCGGCGACCTGGTGTTCTTCAACACCCTGGGCCGCCCGTTCTCGCACATGGGCATCTATATCGGCGACGGCAAGTTCGTGCACGCACCGCGCAGCCACAGCACCATCCGCGTCGAGCGGCTGGACAACAACTACTTCGCCGCCCGCTACCAGGGCGCGCGCACCCTGTTCGACTGA